The Arvicola amphibius chromosome 11, mArvAmp1.2, whole genome shotgun sequence genome has a segment encoding these proteins:
- the LOC119826549 gene encoding aldo-keto reductase family 1 member C15-like codes for KKLTKKKDLGLTKSIGVSNFNRKQLELILNKPGLKYKPTCNQVECHPYLNQSKLLEFCKSRDIVLVAYSALGSSRDPTWVSSDSPYLLEEPILKTIAKKHNRTPGQVALRYQLQRGVVVLAKSFNEKRIKENFEVFDFELTTEDMKVIDGLNRNFRYDSMPFAVDHPYYPFLEEY; via the coding sequence aaaaaactaacaaaaaaaaaagacttaggtTTAACCAAGTCCATTGGGGTGTCCAATTTCAACCGCAAACAGCTGGAATTGATTCTGAACAAACCAGGACTAAAATACAAGCCCACTTGCAATCAGGTAGAATGTCACCCGTATCTCAACCAGAGCAAACTCCTGGAGTTCTGCAAGTCCAGAGATATTGTTCTAGTTGCCTACAGTGCCCTGGGATCCAGCAGAGACCCAACCTGGGTAAGCAGTGATAGCCCATACCTCCTGGAGGAACCCATCTTAAAGACCATTGCCAAGAAACACAACCGAACTCCAGGACAGGTTGCCCTGCGCTACCAGCTACAGAGGGGTGTGGTGGTTTTGGCCAAGAGCTTCAATGAGAAGAGAATCAAAGAGAACTTCGAGGTGTTTGATTTTGAATTGACCACAGAGGACATGAAAGTTATTGATGGCCTCAACAGAAATTTTCGATATGATAGTATGCCATTTGCGGTGGATCACCCTTACTatccatttttagaagaataTTGA